The proteins below come from a single Thermopolyspora flexuosa genomic window:
- a CDS encoding WXG100 family type VII secretion target — MSHSLLGGDPAEMQAMAAQFTQQADQVRATMTNLDREAAKVGTAWTGPGAMRFKDAWESYRAAFQRMAEELTEASRVINTYRGNIESATR; from the coding sequence ATGAGCCACAGCTTGCTCGGCGGCGACCCGGCGGAGATGCAGGCCATGGCCGCGCAGTTCACCCAGCAGGCCGACCAGGTGCGCGCCACCATGACCAACCTCGACCGCGAGGCGGCCAAGGTCGGCACCGCGTGGACCGGTCCGGGCGCGATGCGCTTCAAGGACGCCTGGGAAAGCTACCGCGCCGCCTTCCAGCGCATGGCCGAGGAGCTCACCGAGGCCTCCCGAGTCATCAACACCTACCGCGGCAACATCGAGTCCGCCACCCGCTGA
- a CDS encoding FtsK/SpoIIIE domain-containing protein gives MRLMLTVVTDRGNRDVLVEGDETTTVADLAEALHGTSPRSPGADLSNVVRLRSRAPYGLDRVDGGPSRRTPRDRGHGTAERRRLWLDGRPLEPDALVFGLLRDGDVVALEPGSAAATVTEEPGGVVEMRVVGGPAAGAVHRLGLGVYTIGSDPAAAVVVDDPAMPPLGAILRITPHGITVEPPPTDHAHLTPGYLDAPEPSPGHRYAGAAPDRTLPHPNARNLHDGDPRYGDVRRSGGLGEGGERYSPGRERAGDVPRRPVRRPPRARPRARGPNAADTPADGYLGRPAGNAVPGDRGISWASTGDSPPAGHTSWPDAHPTGSRPRPGVSRTGAGDVAAPGLGGAGRKAGGGWHGPQTGEPLPGTAWPHRQPGSGRGAGVPGKPARGYGGGHGTRLARGPDEWAREPSGHGRRRGERGNTPRDRRSPVDEEETGRRRLWRRRRRHVAEPDTAEWEDPAAPRLDGAPLTEPTTWGDGRLLRCGNSLFACGPVEPPDAHLDTLPDGGLAYNRPPRLAPAERVRRFEVPAEPKRTEGMRLQLLAALLPAVFGLVMAVAFQLWYFLLIALMTPAIMIGQWWSDRRHGRKKHRQAMKVYRRRLAEFEEEIERARVLDEAERRAAAPDPAELLLTAKGPRRRLWERRIHDPDVLRLRVGLADLPADMEFVPERGAADVKLPDPPIARNVPVSLAMRRLGVAGITGARQTATAVARWLIGQAATLHSPRDLAIVVLSAKADGAEQWSWVRWLPHCGPRDSDCAALVGADPEAAAKRVAELASLVAERLDEDGSYGRTFRGAGLDARPGGWDDPQWAGTGKADTGPAFAAYSDRPYDVLLILDGAQVLRALPGMPQVLRQGPRVGVYTIAIDDDRRLLPEECATVVSCGVDGYVRLHGGGLDALGPILADQVSPWWAEQLARSLAPLRDVGRGDPAAALPSSARLLDLLGLSPPTAQAIRAKWTGHTTEALIGAGPEGPYSIDLRRDGPHGLVAGTTGAGKSELLQTLICALAVVNRPDEMTFVLIDYKGGAAFKECVRLPHTVGMVSDLDGHLTQRALESLAAEIRRRERILLAAGAKDIEDYQDLRAKYAGASVRRGGPDPATLRSRSSGPLTGGPSPNGRSDGSVPGRVAVGDRAWAAAATDRRASTGRVPADSLTAESVAAAPLPFGAASRDAVPVASTVEMRAAVDGTTGHGVLGHEVAAASEVAGMAATGHDASASTPGLAATAGRGGPRPSPAADSGLRPAAGTADVGAAGTALEPLPRLVLIIDEFAALVAELPDFVEGLVDIARRGRSLGIHLILATQRPQGVVTADIQANTSLRIALRVTDTTESTDVIDGPEAARIPKSLPGRCYVKSGAGAPVAVQAARVGGRTPSREDQGKARVVELSWQALGHPVRLSGPVREDVEETDLSLLVDAIRDAAREAGIPAQPSPWLPPLPDNVVLGEAPELPLHVPGRPDGEVPPLPFGLTDLPWAQSRRPLVLDLVHGGHLLIAGTSRTGRSTALRTIAGSIAANASPADVHLHAIDCGSGALLPLVAMPHCGAVVTRDQIDRVERLLGRLRAEVARRQRVLAEAGYASLAEARAVARAADGSDRDGRTVERMPWLVLMLDRWEGFVAAFEQYDYGRLIEALMQLLREGPAVGLRAVVTSDRSGLLGQISTVFDDKLVLRLADPTDYGLAGLPSKNLPSSMPPGRVLAPAEHGLVESQIALLCPDPAGPAQVAALQALARKAAERWGPNPNPPLRVDALPMRITASQVRDLDPAFTPPSPLWVMLGAGGDALAPLGIDLLAQGPAAIVAGPARSGRSSALVTAARSLLSRDVPVLIVTPRRSPLRDLAGTPGVLAVLDGGGKPLDGSPEEPLAALVAGRTRYVVLVDDSELVSPDTPTGMALEEILRTGRDEEHGLLIAGTTGDLATAYRGFVAEARKSRTGLLLSVQSPADGDLFTVRLPRGAVGGPIGRGLLIISGTATPIQAAVPD, from the coding sequence ATGCGACTGATGCTCACCGTGGTCACGGACCGCGGCAACCGCGACGTTCTCGTCGAGGGTGACGAGACGACGACCGTCGCCGACCTCGCGGAGGCGCTGCACGGCACGTCCCCCCGCTCGCCGGGCGCGGACCTGTCAAACGTCGTACGGCTCCGCTCCCGCGCCCCCTACGGCCTGGATCGTGTCGACGGCGGTCCGTCCAGACGAACGCCGCGGGATCGCGGTCACGGGACGGCCGAGCGGCGCCGCCTGTGGCTCGACGGCCGCCCGCTGGAGCCCGACGCGCTCGTCTTCGGTCTGTTGCGCGACGGCGACGTGGTCGCGCTCGAGCCGGGCAGCGCGGCCGCGACGGTGACCGAGGAGCCCGGCGGCGTGGTGGAAATGCGGGTCGTCGGCGGCCCGGCCGCAGGCGCGGTGCACCGGCTCGGCCTCGGCGTCTACACGATCGGATCCGATCCGGCCGCCGCCGTCGTCGTGGACGACCCCGCGATGCCGCCGCTCGGCGCGATCCTCCGCATCACCCCGCACGGCATCACCGTCGAGCCTCCCCCCACGGACCACGCGCATCTCACCCCCGGCTACCTCGACGCGCCGGAGCCCTCCCCAGGACACCGCTACGCCGGCGCGGCACCGGACCGGACGCTCCCCCACCCAAACGCTCGGAACCTCCACGACGGCGACCCAAGGTACGGCGACGTCCGGCGGTCCGGCGGCCTGGGCGAAGGCGGCGAGCGGTACTCCCCTGGCCGGGAACGGGCGGGCGACGTCCCGCGCCGCCCCGTGCGGCGTCCCCCGCGCGCCCGGCCGCGGGCACGAGGACCGAACGCGGCGGACACCCCTGCGGACGGGTACCTCGGCCGTCCGGCCGGCAACGCCGTCCCCGGCGACCGGGGGATCTCGTGGGCGTCCACCGGCGACAGCCCTCCGGCGGGCCACACATCGTGGCCGGACGCCCACCCCACCGGGAGCCGACCCCGCCCCGGCGTGTCACGGACCGGAGCGGGCGACGTCGCCGCCCCCGGCCTCGGTGGCGCCGGACGCAAGGCAGGCGGTGGATGGCATGGGCCGCAAACCGGCGAGCCGCTCCCCGGGACGGCATGGCCTCACCGGCAGCCGGGATCCGGCAGGGGGGCGGGTGTTCCGGGCAAGCCCGCACGCGGCTACGGCGGCGGGCACGGCACCCGTCTCGCCCGAGGCCCGGACGAATGGGCGCGCGAGCCCTCCGGTCACGGGCGGCGACGCGGGGAACGCGGCAACACCCCGCGGGATCGCCGCAGCCCCGTGGACGAGGAGGAGACCGGCCGCCGAAGGCTGTGGCGCAGGCGGAGGCGGCACGTGGCCGAACCGGACACGGCCGAGTGGGAGGACCCGGCCGCGCCTCGCCTTGACGGGGCGCCGCTGACGGAGCCGACGACCTGGGGCGACGGGCGACTGCTGCGGTGCGGCAACTCGCTGTTCGCCTGCGGCCCGGTCGAGCCGCCGGACGCGCACCTCGACACGTTGCCGGACGGCGGCCTCGCGTACAACCGGCCGCCCCGGCTCGCCCCGGCGGAGCGGGTCAGGCGCTTCGAGGTACCCGCCGAGCCCAAACGCACCGAGGGCATGCGGCTCCAGCTGCTCGCCGCGCTACTGCCCGCCGTGTTCGGGCTGGTCATGGCGGTGGCCTTCCAGCTCTGGTACTTCCTGCTGATCGCCCTTATGACGCCCGCGATCATGATCGGGCAGTGGTGGAGCGACCGCCGGCACGGACGCAAGAAACACCGGCAGGCGATGAAGGTGTACCGGCGGCGCCTCGCCGAGTTCGAGGAGGAGATCGAGCGCGCCCGAGTGCTCGATGAAGCCGAGCGACGGGCCGCCGCCCCGGACCCGGCGGAGCTGCTGCTCACCGCGAAGGGTCCGCGCCGACGGCTGTGGGAGCGGCGGATCCACGATCCCGACGTGCTGCGGCTGCGGGTCGGGCTCGCCGACCTGCCCGCCGACATGGAGTTCGTGCCGGAGCGGGGCGCCGCGGACGTCAAGCTCCCCGACCCTCCGATCGCGCGGAACGTGCCGGTCAGCCTCGCCATGCGCCGCCTCGGTGTGGCGGGGATCACCGGCGCACGTCAGACGGCCACCGCCGTGGCCCGCTGGCTCATCGGCCAGGCCGCCACCCTGCACAGCCCGCGCGATCTCGCGATCGTGGTGCTCTCCGCGAAGGCCGACGGCGCCGAGCAGTGGTCGTGGGTGCGCTGGCTGCCACACTGCGGCCCGCGCGACTCCGACTGCGCCGCGCTCGTCGGCGCGGACCCGGAGGCGGCGGCGAAGCGGGTGGCGGAGCTGGCGTCGCTGGTCGCCGAGCGCCTCGACGAGGACGGCTCCTACGGCCGGACGTTCCGCGGCGCCGGGCTCGACGCGCGGCCGGGCGGCTGGGACGACCCGCAGTGGGCGGGCACCGGGAAGGCCGACACCGGCCCGGCCTTCGCGGCCTACAGCGACCGGCCCTACGACGTGCTGCTGATCCTCGACGGCGCCCAGGTGCTGCGCGCGCTCCCCGGCATGCCACAGGTGCTGCGTCAGGGACCGCGCGTCGGGGTCTACACGATCGCGATCGACGACGACCGCCGGCTGCTGCCCGAGGAGTGCGCCACCGTCGTCTCCTGCGGTGTCGACGGGTACGTCCGGCTGCACGGCGGGGGCCTCGACGCGCTCGGCCCGATCCTCGCCGACCAGGTCTCCCCCTGGTGGGCCGAACAGCTCGCCCGCTCCCTCGCCCCGCTGCGGGACGTCGGTCGCGGCGACCCGGCCGCCGCCCTGCCCTCGTCGGCCCGGCTCCTCGACCTGCTCGGCCTTTCACCACCGACCGCACAGGCGATCCGCGCGAAGTGGACCGGCCACACCACCGAGGCCCTGATCGGGGCCGGCCCCGAGGGCCCCTACAGCATCGACCTGCGGCGCGACGGCCCACACGGGCTCGTCGCCGGCACCACGGGCGCCGGCAAGTCCGAGCTGCTCCAAACCCTGATCTGTGCCCTGGCGGTGGTGAACCGCCCCGACGAGATGACCTTCGTGCTCATCGACTACAAGGGCGGGGCGGCGTTCAAGGAGTGCGTACGGCTGCCGCACACCGTGGGCATGGTGAGCGACCTCGACGGCCACCTCACCCAGCGCGCCCTGGAGTCCCTCGCCGCCGAGATCCGCCGCCGCGAGCGCATCCTCCTCGCCGCAGGCGCCAAGGACATCGAGGACTACCAGGACCTCCGCGCCAAGTACGCGGGCGCGTCCGTTCGCCGAGGCGGCCCGGATCCGGCCACGCTCCGTTCTCGTTCGAGCGGCCCGCTGACGGGCGGGCCATCCCCGAACGGACGGTCTGACGGCTCCGTACCGGGGCGCGTGGCCGTGGGCGACCGCGCGTGGGCGGCAGCCGCGACCGACCGCCGTGCCTCCACGGGGCGGGTTCCGGCCGACTCCCTGACCGCCGAGTCCGTGGCCGCCGCCCCTCTGCCGTTCGGTGCCGCGTCCCGCGATGCCGTTCCGGTGGCCTCCACGGTCGAGATGCGGGCGGCCGTGGACGGAACGACCGGTCACGGGGTGCTCGGGCACGAGGTGGCCGCCGCTTCGGAGGTGGCCGGGATGGCCGCGACCGGACACGACGCGAGCGCGTCCACACCAGGCCTGGCCGCGACGGCAGGTCGGGGCGGGCCGAGGCCCTCCCCCGCCGCGGATTCGGGGTTACGGCCCGCCGCCGGGACGGCCGACGTGGGTGCGGCGGGGACAGCGCTGGAGCCGCTGCCCAGACTGGTGCTGATCATCGATGAGTTCGCCGCGCTCGTGGCCGAGCTGCCGGACTTCGTGGAAGGGCTGGTCGACATCGCGCGGCGCGGGCGCTCGCTCGGCATCCACCTCATCCTCGCGACCCAGCGGCCGCAGGGCGTGGTGACCGCCGACATCCAGGCGAACACCTCGCTGCGGATCGCGCTCCGGGTCACCGACACGACCGAGTCCACCGACGTCATCGACGGGCCGGAGGCCGCGCGCATCCCCAAGTCCCTGCCCGGCCGCTGCTACGTGAAGTCGGGCGCGGGCGCCCCGGTGGCCGTGCAGGCGGCCAGGGTCGGCGGCCGTACCCCCAGCCGAGAGGATCAGGGCAAGGCCCGGGTGGTCGAGCTGTCCTGGCAGGCCCTCGGCCATCCGGTGCGGCTCTCGGGCCCCGTCCGGGAGGACGTCGAGGAGACCGACCTGTCCCTGCTCGTCGACGCGATCCGGGACGCCGCGCGCGAGGCGGGCATTCCGGCCCAGCCGAGCCCGTGGCTGCCGCCGCTGCCCGACAACGTCGTGCTCGGCGAGGCCCCCGAGCTTCCGCTGCACGTCCCCGGCCGCCCGGACGGGGAGGTCCCGCCACTGCCCTTCGGGCTGACCGACCTGCCCTGGGCACAGTCACGCCGCCCGCTCGTCCTCGACCTCGTCCACGGTGGCCACCTGCTCATCGCGGGCACGTCCCGCACCGGCCGGTCGACCGCGCTGCGCACCATCGCCGGCTCGATCGCGGCGAACGCCTCGCCTGCCGACGTCCACCTGCACGCCATCGACTGCGGCTCGGGTGCGCTGCTCCCACTCGTCGCCATGCCGCACTGCGGGGCCGTGGTCACCCGGGACCAGATCGACCGGGTGGAGCGACTGCTCGGCCGCCTTCGCGCCGAGGTCGCCCGGCGCCAGCGCGTGCTCGCCGAGGCGGGCTACGCCTCCCTCGCCGAAGCGAGGGCCGTCGCACGCGCCGCGGACGGCTCCGACCGCGACGGCCGGACCGTCGAGCGCATGCCGTGGCTGGTGCTCATGCTCGACCGCTGGGAGGGCTTCGTCGCCGCGTTCGAGCAGTACGACTACGGCAGGCTGATCGAGGCCCTCATGCAGTTGCTGCGTGAAGGGCCCGCCGTCGGGTTGCGCGCCGTGGTGACCTCCGACCGCTCCGGTCTGCTCGGGCAGATCTCCACGGTGTTCGACGACAAGCTCGTGCTCCGCCTCGCCGACCCGACCGACTACGGGCTCGCCGGGCTGCCCTCCAAGAACCTGCCCTCGTCGATGCCGCCCGGCCGCGTGCTCGCCCCGGCGGAGCACGGCCTGGTCGAGAGCCAGATCGCCCTCCTCTGCCCGGATCCGGCGGGACCCGCGCAGGTGGCCGCGCTACAGGCGCTGGCGCGAAAGGCCGCCGAACGCTGGGGCCCGAACCCGAATCCGCCGCTGCGCGTCGACGCCCTGCCGATGCGGATCACCGCGTCGCAGGTGCGGGACCTCGACCCGGCGTTCACGCCGCCGTCGCCACTGTGGGTGATGCTCGGCGCGGGCGGGGACGCACTCGCCCCGCTCGGCATCGATCTGCTCGCCCAAGGCCCCGCGGCGATCGTCGCCGGCCCCGCACGTTCCGGCCGCTCGTCCGCGCTCGTCACCGCCGCCCGGTCGCTGCTGTCCCGGGACGTCCCGGTACTCATCGTGACCCCGCGGCGCAGCCCGCTGCGCGACCTCGCAGGCACCCCGGGCGTGCTCGCCGTCCTCGACGGGGGCGGCAAACCCCTGGACGGCTCGCCTGAGGAGCCGCTCGCCGCCCTGGTGGCGGGCCGTACCCGCTACGTCGTCCTCGTCGACGACTCCGAGCTCGTCTCCCCCGACACGCCCACCGGCATGGCCCTGGAGGAGATCCTCCGCACCGGCCGGGACGAGGAACACGGCCTGCTCATCGCAGGCACCACGGGCGACCTCGCCACCGCCTACCGCGGCTTCGTCGCCGAGGCCCGAAAGTCCCGGACCGGACTGCTGCTCTCGGTGCAGAGCCCTGCCGACGGCGACCTGTTCACCGTCCGCCTCCCTCGCGGCGCCGTAGGCGGCCCCATCGGCCGCGGCCTGCTCATCATCTCCGGCACCGCCACCCCCATCCAGGCCGCCGTTCCCGACTGA
- a CDS encoding class I SAM-dependent methyltransferase: protein MPTVPPHWIHPLGERPHLYRHAAESFGADAERYDRSRPRYPEAMVEAIVAGSPGPEVLDVGCGTGIAARQFRDAGCRVLGVDVDARMAEVARRHGIEVEVASFEEWDPAGRRFDALISAQAWHWVEPVAGAAKAARVLRPGGRLAVFWNVAQPPAEIAEAFAEVYARVAPGTPPPRRWMPVSGGHTPFFHTTADGLRRAGGFGEPEEWRFGWERHYTRDEWLDLVPTHSVHSRLPADTLRNLLAAIGAAIDAFGGGFTMRYTAVVATAVRTGVAEHATG, encoded by the coding sequence GTGCCGACCGTACCCCCGCACTGGATTCATCCTCTTGGTGAACGGCCGCACCTCTACCGGCACGCCGCCGAGTCGTTCGGCGCGGACGCCGAGCGCTACGACCGGTCCCGGCCGCGCTATCCGGAGGCCATGGTCGAGGCGATCGTGGCGGGCAGCCCCGGGCCCGAGGTCCTCGACGTCGGCTGCGGGACCGGCATCGCGGCCCGTCAGTTCCGGGATGCGGGCTGCCGGGTGCTCGGCGTGGACGTCGACGCCCGCATGGCCGAGGTCGCCCGGCGGCACGGCATCGAGGTCGAGGTGGCGAGCTTCGAGGAGTGGGACCCTGCGGGGCGGCGGTTCGACGCGCTGATCTCCGCGCAGGCCTGGCACTGGGTGGAGCCGGTCGCGGGTGCGGCCAAGGCGGCGCGGGTGCTGCGGCCCGGTGGCCGCCTCGCGGTGTTCTGGAACGTCGCGCAGCCGCCCGCGGAGATCGCCGAGGCCTTCGCCGAGGTGTACGCGCGGGTGGCGCCCGGCACGCCGCCTCCTCGCCGGTGGATGCCCGTCTCCGGCGGGCACACGCCGTTCTTCCACACGACGGCCGACGGCCTGCGCCGGGCGGGCGGGTTCGGCGAGCCCGAGGAGTGGCGGTTCGGCTGGGAGCGGCACTACACCCGGGACGAGTGGCTCGACCTGGTGCCCACCCATTCCGTGCACTCCCGGCTCCCCGCCGACACGCTGCGGAACCTCCTCGCGGCCATCGGCGCCGCCATCGACGCGTTCGGGGGCGGGTTCACCATGCGCTACACCGCAGTGGTGGCGACCGCCGTACGAACCGGCGTGGCGGAGCATGCGACCGGATGA
- a CDS encoding CpaF family protein: MIDHTLVKRFRKEVGDRLARQRRIDQANGLPPMTAEDERQFARALIAQVLEEHARAEIAQGRTPPTAEEEEALASAVHAALFGVGRLQPLLDDPEIENIDINGCDRVFIGYADGREVMGEPVADSDEELIELVQILAAYSGLSSRPFDTANPQLDLRLPDGSRLSAVMDVTARPALSIRRARLTKVFLSDLVGNGTLTPEVGRFLSAAVAARKNIMIAGSTNAGKTTLLRALANEIPPNERLITVERALELGLDQFPELHPNVVAFEERLPNSEGQGAISMAELVRRSLRMNPSRVIVGEVLGDEIVTMLNAMTQGNDGSLSTIHANSSMEVFNRIATYALQAEERLPIEATHMLIAGAIDFVVFIEKRNDYARGGRLRRFVSSIREVTGCDGRVLSSEVFAPGPDGRAVPHAPISCIEELAAHGYDPALEVWR; encoded by the coding sequence ATGATCGATCACACCCTGGTGAAGCGGTTCCGCAAGGAGGTCGGCGACCGCCTGGCGCGCCAGCGCCGCATCGACCAGGCGAACGGTCTGCCGCCGATGACCGCCGAGGACGAGCGCCAGTTCGCCCGCGCGCTCATCGCCCAGGTGCTCGAGGAGCACGCGCGCGCCGAGATCGCGCAGGGCCGTACCCCGCCCACCGCGGAAGAGGAGGAGGCGCTGGCGTCGGCGGTGCACGCCGCGCTGTTCGGCGTCGGCCGGCTGCAGCCGCTGCTCGACGACCCCGAGATCGAGAACATCGACATCAACGGCTGCGACCGGGTGTTCATCGGCTACGCCGACGGGCGCGAGGTGATGGGCGAGCCGGTCGCCGACTCCGACGAGGAGCTGATCGAGCTCGTCCAGATCCTCGCCGCCTACTCGGGCCTGTCCAGCCGCCCGTTCGACACCGCCAACCCCCAGCTCGACCTGCGACTGCCGGACGGCTCCCGGCTGTCGGCGGTGATGGACGTCACGGCACGGCCCGCCCTGTCGATCCGCCGCGCCCGGCTCACCAAGGTGTTCCTGTCCGACCTGGTGGGGAACGGCACGCTCACCCCCGAGGTCGGCCGGTTCCTCTCCGCGGCGGTCGCCGCCCGCAAGAACATCATGATCGCCGGGTCGACGAACGCGGGGAAGACCACCCTGCTGCGCGCGCTGGCGAACGAGATCCCGCCGAACGAGCGGCTGATCACCGTGGAGCGCGCGCTCGAGCTCGGCCTCGACCAGTTCCCCGAGCTCCACCCCAACGTGGTCGCCTTCGAGGAGCGCCTGCCGAACTCCGAGGGGCAGGGCGCGATCAGCATGGCCGAGCTGGTCCGGCGGTCGCTGCGGATGAACCCGTCGCGGGTGATCGTCGGCGAGGTGCTCGGCGACGAGATCGTCACCATGCTCAACGCAATGACCCAGGGCAACGACGGATCGCTGTCGACGATCCACGCCAACTCGTCGATGGAGGTGTTCAACCGCATCGCCACCTACGCCCTGCAGGCCGAGGAGCGGCTGCCCATCGAGGCGACGCACATGCTCATCGCCGGGGCGATCGACTTCGTGGTGTTCATCGAGAAACGCAACGACTACGCGCGGGGCGGGCGGCTGCGGCGGTTCGTGTCGAGCATCCGCGAGGTGACCGGGTGCGACGGCCGGGTGCTGTCCAGCGAGGTGTTCGCGCCCGGCCCGGACGGCCGTGCCGTACCGCACGCGCCGATCTCCTGCATCGAGGAGCTCGCCGCGCACGGCTATGACCCGGCGCTGGAGGTGTGGAGGTGA
- a CDS encoding PE-PGRS family protein produces MNPDELERLADRMDDLDTASGDAFTRASTLQVSGLMSPLREMPTWARNTGQNLRRRAAIARLQTGDPFAGLAWAGFSGLEISANGDRLDPLLLIWLNTVVDWAARYGKSEYARRPGESLDDYIKRLEAAAASKLIPQLKPHEATVQQVLKVIGDIRGVAVTAPVVLTQSISLGRVLMNNKVWQPLISKLTGGRWTIQTRSATAPGSTLGMVVRGLFERSSFYRNYVSRWAPYYLHMDGINRVVDYGRAGLGLRVNQFLDLTFGNSKLAQALGGLTHSGQPVTTAGQANLLKVWSATADPEKLKTAAEILNKTPEEVSRLGTVARTAGVLRVGGIVTSGASTVYSAANVISQGNPVEAFKRKGAGYVADVAELGFNASLTAAMVAPNPVTIGAAVVTGSIYVGAKVVENWDDIKAGAKKAADAVGKGLQKAGDAIGGGLKKAGDALKSLNPFG; encoded by the coding sequence TTGAATCCTGACGAGCTCGAACGGCTGGCCGACCGCATGGACGACCTGGACACGGCCAGCGGGGACGCCTTCACACGGGCCTCCACCCTCCAGGTGTCCGGTCTGATGTCCCCGCTCCGGGAGATGCCGACCTGGGCCCGCAACACCGGCCAGAACCTGCGCCGCCGCGCCGCCATCGCCCGGCTCCAGACCGGGGATCCGTTCGCCGGTCTCGCCTGGGCCGGGTTCTCCGGACTGGAGATCTCCGCCAACGGCGACCGGCTCGACCCCCTGCTGCTCATCTGGCTCAACACGGTGGTGGACTGGGCGGCGCGGTACGGCAAGAGCGAGTACGCCCGCAGGCCCGGTGAGTCGCTCGACGACTACATCAAGCGGCTGGAGGCGGCGGCGGCCTCGAAGCTCATCCCGCAGCTGAAGCCGCACGAGGCCACGGTCCAGCAGGTCCTCAAGGTCATCGGGGACATCCGCGGGGTGGCCGTCACCGCGCCCGTCGTGTTGACCCAGAGCATCTCGCTCGGGCGGGTGCTGATGAACAACAAGGTCTGGCAGCCGCTGATCAGCAAGCTCACCGGCGGGCGCTGGACGATCCAGACCCGCTCGGCCACGGCCCCCGGCAGCACGCTCGGCATGGTGGTACGCGGCCTGTTCGAGCGCAGCTCCTTCTACCGGAACTACGTCTCGCGCTGGGCGCCCTACTACCTGCACATGGACGGGATCAACCGGGTGGTCGACTACGGCCGGGCGGGCCTGGGCCTGCGCGTCAACCAGTTCCTCGACCTGACCTTCGGCAACAGCAAGCTCGCCCAGGCCCTCGGCGGCCTCACCCACTCGGGCCAGCCCGTCACGACCGCGGGCCAGGCGAACCTGCTCAAGGTCTGGTCGGCCACCGCCGATCCGGAGAAGCTCAAGACGGCCGCCGAGATCCTCAACAAGACGCCGGAGGAGGTGAGCCGGCTCGGCACGGTCGCCAGGACCGCGGGCGTGCTGCGGGTGGGGGGCATCGTCACCAGCGGCGCGTCCACGGTGTACAGCGCGGCGAACGTGATCTCCCAGGGCAATCCGGTCGAGGCGTTCAAGCGCAAGGGCGCCGGGTACGTGGCGGACGTCGCCGAGCTCGGGTTCAACGCCTCGCTCACCGCGGCCATGGTCGCCCCGAACCCGGTGACGATCGGCGCCGCCGTGGTGACCGGAAGCATCTATGTCGGCGCCAAGGTCGTCGAGAACTGGGACGATATCAAGGCCGGGGCGAAGAAGGCCGCCGACGCCGTCGGCAAGGGCCTGCAGAAGGCGGGCGACGCGATCGGCGGCGGCCTGAAGAAGGCCGGCGACGCCCTCAAGAGCCTCAACCCGTTCGGCTAG